A stretch of DNA from Methylogaea oryzae:
AACAGCTCGGGAAAGCGCAAGTCGTAGCAAATCGCCACGCCCATGCGGCCGAAAGGGGTGTCCAGCACCAGCGGGTGCCGTCCTGCTTCGATGGTTTCCGACTCGCGGTACTGCTCTTCGGAGCCCGGCACGTTGACGTCGAACATGTGAATCTTGTCGTAGCGAGCCACTTGCTTGCCCTGGTCGTCGAAAACCAGGCAAGCGGCGCGCACTTTGTTGGGCGCTTCGCCGGCAATGGGCATGGTGCCGCCCACCACCCAAACACCGTTCTGGGCCGCCATGCGCGCCAGGGATTCCTGAATGGGACCGCCGCCTTCCCGTTCGGCGTGGGCCAGCTTGTCGGTGTCGTGTTGGCCCATCAATGCGAAGTTTTCCGGCAAGGCCACCAGCTTGGCGCCGGCTTCGGCCGCCTTGGCCACCAACCGTTCCGCCTCCATCAAATTGGCGGACACGTTGGGGCTGGATGCCATCTGGATGGCGGCGCAAATCGTTTTGCCCGCCGCTTTCGCTCCGGGCGAATTCGTGCTCATTCGTTTTTTTCCTCTGGTTCCGCTAATTCGGATATGTCTTTCATGCCCTGCCAGGCCCGTTGCAGCACTTCCAGCGGGGTATTGCGCGACAGCAACACCACGGCCGGATCGTCCCAAGCGCCTTTGACCGAATACTGGCTGGCGGTGATGCCTTCCAGCCGATCGCCCACCAGTTGCTGTGCGAGCAACACGGCGGCGCCCACCGCCGGACCGCCGGCCAAAGTGCCGAGTATCGGCCAAGCCAGGCTGGTGCGCGGCACCACGGTGACCAGCTGGTCCAAGATGCGGCCGGCCAAATCGGTTTTACCGCTGATGAACACTCGCGCCGACGGCCCACCGATGAACAGATTGTGGGTCTCCGCG
This window harbors:
- a CDS encoding carbon-nitrogen hydrolase family protein; its protein translation is MSTNSPGAKAAGKTICAAIQMASSPNVSANLMEAERLVAKAAEAGAKLVALPENFALMGQHDTDKLAHAEREGGGPIQESLARMAAQNGVWVVGGTMPIAGEAPNKVRAACLVFDDQGKQVARYDKIHMFDVNVPGSEEQYRESETIEAGRHPLVLDTPFGRMGVAICYDLRFPELFRLMAAESMDFLVVPAAFTAKTGAAHWELLIRARAVENLCYVIAPNQGGFHVNGRETFGHSMLVGPWGEILASLPTGAGVVCGEIDLELMSRVRRAFPALEHRRMQCR